The Alicyclobacillus macrosporangiidus CPP55 genome segment CTGACCATCCGGGAGAGCCAAGCCATCCTGCGTGACATGGAACACCGTTTGGAACATCTGGGCATCGGCCATGTCACCATCCAGACCGAGGACGACGCCCATCCCCACGAATCTTCCGTCCTCTGCTGCGGCGGTCAGGGTGAGCATCCGCCTCACTGACCGCCGTCCTCATGCGAACCGGTGTGTCTCACGCGCAACGCGCCGGGACATCCACTCCGTCAACCGGTACCCCAAGACCGCTGTCCCCAAAAACGCATCCGGCATCACCGGGAAGACATACCGGGGAAGCGGGATGAACGGCAGTTGCAAGCCCGCGAGAACGAGCGGAAACCACAGGAGCCACCGGACCTGAGGGGTGGCCAGGGTGGCCCACAAAATGCCGGCCGCGCCGAGGCCGACCCACAGGATATGGAGATTCGCCCACCACTGGTACGGCTCCGTATCGGGGTACCAGGGTGCGCTGAACATCCGCCACAGCTTGTCCACCGTCAACCACTTGAGATACGCCAATGGGTGTTGGGAGAAACCCTGGGCGATATAGCTCAGTGCGAGTTTCACCTGTTCCTGCGATGTGAGCCCCGGAGGAACGGGCCAGTCTGCCCAATCGGGGATGCTGCCGTTCAGCAGCGGATTACCCGCGTCTTCGCTCGTCAGAATGAGGCGGTGAAAAGCCCGCCAGTTCCGGATCCACCAAGGCGCCAGGCAGAGCACAAAGCCAGACACGGCTCCGCCGAACCGCAAAGCCACCTCCTTCAGAGAGGCCTGGCCGCTGCGCCACCTCCAGCCAAGGCACAGGGCAATGCCTGCCATGTAGGGCAGGGGCGTCGGCCGGACGAGTACACTCAGTCCCAGCAGCAGCCCCGTGAAAAACCATCGCGGGAGGGTGCTGCGTTCCAGCGCGCGGCAGAAAGACAGGATAAAAGACCAGAACAGAAAATTGAACAAGGTCTCGGTCAGGACAAAGGACGCCGCCTTCACCTGGGGCAGGTACAGCGTCCATAACAGGGCGGCGAGCATCGCCCAGCGGGGCGGGCACACGCGCCTCGCGACACGGTACACAATGAGGCTTGTCCCGATGGCCAGAGCGGCTTGCAACCATACGGTCATGCGCAAGCCTGGCAGGCCGAATTCGCCCCATCGCGGGTACACGTGACCCGCCAGCCACTTGCACAAGGCGACGAACAGAGGGTATCCCGGCGTCACCTGCGCAGCCGGCGCGGTCGACCAGTAGGTGAGGACGTGCCTTTGCAGCAGCAGATCAGCGGCGTGGTTGTAGTGGACCATGTCCCCCGTCAACGGCACGTACGGGTTCCGGCGAAACATCCAGGCGTGCACGACGCAGCCGACGGCGAGAATGAAGAAGGGCCAGACCGCCTCCTGGAAGCGTGCGAAATGGAAGCGCAGACGCGGCAGAGGCAACGTGAGTTCCTCCTTCCCGTCCAGGCCGGTGTTAGAGATCATGCGCAAGTGTGGATAAAAATACATACCACCCCTGCGTGCCGATTTGCTATAGTAAGTGGGCGGAATCCAGGCGACACGCCATTTCAGGCGCCTATGGGATCGTTTCGTTGAACCATGTCGAAGTCTACCATACCTTGAATCGTTAGGGAAATCCATAGGAGCCGGCCGGCCCTGGCGTGAGACGCCGTGTGGCCGCCGGCCGCCCCGTACAGGCGGGGAAGGCCACAGTCTAAAGGAGGGGCGTCGGCATCATGAATCTCGATTTCAGCATCATCGCCCCGAGCATCCCGTTCATCTTGAAAGGGATCCTGGTCACACTCGAGTTCACCCTGACCTCGGCGGTGATTGGGTTTTTGTGGGGAACGGTCCTGTCCATTCTCAAGATTTCCCGATGGCGTTTCGTGCGCGGGTTCGGCATGGTATACACGTCGATCTTTCGCGGCACGCCGTTGTTGGTGCAGCTGAGCATCGTCTATTTCGCGACCCCGCAGTTGACGGGGTACAACATCACGCCCTACATGGCCGGCGTCATCACCTTCGGCCTCAACTCTGCCGCATACATCTCGGAGACCATCCGAGCAGGCATCCT includes the following:
- a CDS encoding glycosyltransferase family 39 protein: MPLPRLRFHFARFQEAVWPFFILAVGCVVHAWMFRRNPYVPLTGDMVHYNHAADLLLQRHVLTYWSTAPAAQVTPGYPLFVALCKWLAGHVYPRWGEFGLPGLRMTVWLQAALAIGTSLIVYRVARRVCPPRWAMLAALLWTLYLPQVKAASFVLTETLFNFLFWSFILSFCRALERSTLPRWFFTGLLLGLSVLVRPTPLPYMAGIALCLGWRWRSGQASLKEVALRFGGAVSGFVLCLAPWWIRNWRAFHRLILTSEDAGNPLLNGSIPDWADWPVPPGLTSQEQVKLALSYIAQGFSQHPLAYLKWLTVDKLWRMFSAPWYPDTEPYQWWANLHILWVGLGAAGILWATLATPQVRWLLWFPLVLAGLQLPFIPLPRYVFPVMPDAFLGTAVLGYRLTEWMSRRVARETHRFA